The window CTGAAAAACatgtacaattttaaaagattaacataCAGAGtccaaataaagtttattttttaaaattttgtttattattactgtttacCAATGGGGAGATGCAATTTATTTACACAGCAGCCACAGAGGCAAGGGGAATACACAGTTAGCAATCTGTATAGGATAGACTACTTATGCAAAAATAAGAATCTCCAAAATAAAGGACAGGGGTGAGTTTCACTACACTTCCCCAAAGATCCCAGCATGCGATACTGGGCATGCGGTGGCAAGAACTAATACATGGAAGAATAAGCCACAAACCACAGAAAATTCGTAAAGAATCCCTTTttccccatacacacacacacacacacacacacacacacacacacacattcagataCATAATAGAATTACAGGGTGATAAATACACTTAATTGAGGAGGGAAGGGTAAGAATTCTGCTGTTAGAGGGAAGATAGGTAGGGAAAGGGAGAATTCCTAACCAACTATATGGTAGGGAGCATTCTCTCCCCCCAAATTAGTTTGTCCCCAGCCCACTCATACCCATCCAGGGTAGGGGGATACTGCTCTAACAGTGGGgagcaaaaaatgaaaaccaagagGGAGGTAATATGAACCAACCATTATGCAAAACTacttcccatttcttcctcctctactAGGAGAAAAGGTCAGAAGGGAAATGGTGATGTCACAATCTGAGCTCCCTCTCTGAAGAAGAGTGGACCATGGCCTTCCCTTCAGCCTGTTTCCCAGACATTATTTGAAAGTGGGCCAGTGTCTCACTTAGACACTTCTTTTCCCTCTGCATCCCCTTTGAATGAGATGCCTACAAAAAGTCAAAGGCAGATAACTCAAAATTGTCTTAGTTCTTGCCAAggtttgactttttaaagttatCACAATTCTTTAGACCAATCTATAACTAGGCCCCAAAACCGACCAGGGCAACCCTAGGGGGAGAATGCAATAATAGACAGTCTTGAGGCCCTATTACTATGGTTTCCTGCATCTTCCAGAGTATGTAACTCAAATCAGTCCGGAGTCCAAACAGTTCCTTCTGGGATAAGGAACGATACATGCACAATCACGGTTAGAGAAAATGAATCAGGACCCACTCCATCCATGTGTCTCTCTTAGACTTTACTGCTCTTCTGCTTAGGTTCTAAGAAGCAATATCCAAGCGCAGGTGGGAAGATATAACTCCTCACGAAGTAAGACACAGCAGGAAGGCATACCAGCAAGGCAGTCCTATAGGAGAAGGGCTTGGGCATCACACTGCCTTTCACaaacaattccatttttttttgccatcctAATCCCAACAGAGGGAGCCATAAGATTCTTCTCTGAGTCTTCCACAgaaacggggggtggggggagggggaagacaCTTAAAAGAAACCAAGGAAAAGGAAACTGGACAGGCTTCAGAAGCAGGAGCATCAAGAGGTGAACTGAAACTGGTCAATGTGAAAGGTGGCAGGCAGCACCTGGAGTCATGAGATGCACCAACAGGCAGTGGAGCAGGAAACAGGAGGAATATGGAGCCAAGCCAGACAGATGAGGTTGGGCTCCTTACTGGGGCACATAATGAggtaagaaaacatttcaaataaagcaGCACCGTTCCCACTCACCTTGGGGCTCCACCCCTCTACATTTCATAAACCCTCATCAGGGAGTAAAGTGGAGGGTAGTTTTGATATGTGGCTCACACTTCCCATCATCCCCGATCCTATTTCCTACAGCCAGGGGATTTCTGGGGGGCCTTCCCTGGCTTTCAACAACAAAAGGACAGCTCCTGTAGTCAAGAAGGTCCAAAGAGGACCAAGCAGAAAGGGCTACCCATTGTGAGGGGCAGAGAAAGTGGAGACAGTTTAGAGGTTCATCATAGCAGAGCTCTGTGACTGCACAATCCAAGGAACAGAGGCATTCAACAGGATACTACACAGTTAGATGTGAGACAACCCAGTTCTGCTCCTTGGTTCCTAGCACTAACCCATTCACATTATTGAGGGCAGCTGGAAGAGGGCCCCTCTGGCCTCAGCTTTCAAACTACAGCCTTCTGCACAGCCATGATGCTCCTCTATAGTTCAGTCTTGCCCCTGGCATAATGACCAAGTCAGACCCAGGGACTGGCTATGTAACTAGTAACTCAGAATTGGAAGATCACTGCCCCACCAAATTGCTGTCCACAGAACATATCCAGATATGAATCCTGCAATTTGAGAGATCGTGCATAGTTGCAGAGGCCTGTGCTACCTCTCCAAAGGACTATAACTAAAGCCTCAACCTGCCTGGATAACCAAATTGTCCATCTGCTAAGCCTATGACACCGGGTGggtgccaggaagagggctctgtTCAGCAAAAGGCTAGCATTTGTCTCCATGTCCGTTGAAGTCATTGTAAATGCTGGACCTTTGGAAAACTGCTGGCTTtgaccttttcttcttcttggaaCCAAGACCACAGAGTTTCTCCTACCAGATTCAGCTGGAAATTCTTTTCCTTGGTTTTCCCAAACTGGAATAGTTAATATCCAGATCTCACACCTGACTTTCACTTGTCTTGGAGAAACCCAaatcagaggctcagagaggagggCAGTCCCATGAGTCTCAAAGATAAAGACCTGACCATCAGTTATGTCCAAAGTGACAGTTATCCAGGAAGCCCATGACATCAGGCAGACAGAAAGGCTGAGAAACCAAAGGATCTTGTATAGTGGGCACACAGCTGCTCACCTGTGCACTGGGGACAGACAGTACAGGGATCTTGTGCCCTTCCTGATGTGTTTAGAGACCAATCTGCATTGCATGGTGCACAGGACACACAGCTCCTCCTGCCCAGGTTGTCAAAGCTGATCCCAGGTAACACACTTATAAAAGGATCCAAATTCTTAAATCTTCACTTTGAGTATTTGAAGGCTAAGATCTTCAATGGGATTTGGAActtctgtctgatttttttttcttttcttttttttttttttctatttagctACCTAATTTCTCCAGACCACAGGACCGGTCTATGTTACTGTCCTGGTCACCCTCAGACTCTCTTACGTTGCAGCTACTGGAATTCCGGAGGTGAGCGTTGCAGCTGCTGTTCAGGCCCATTCCCTGATTCTCCAGGAAGGGAGCAAAGCGGGAGGCGGCGCGCTCCTTTATCTTCCACTGGCTGAATGCCAAAATCCTTCACACTACCAGTGTCTGCGAACTCCAGGTAGAAGTAGCCACACTTGACTGCCCGGTGCACCTCAAAGCAGAAGCCCAAACAAGAATCCTCTATTAGGTCTACGTATATCTCCTGAGCGATGGCCTCTAGCTTGTTAGTATCCAGGTTAGCCAACGAAATTTCCTCCATTTTAATCTGTAAACGACTGTGGAGAGGGCGCTCGTATTACTCACAGCAGCACTGGCAGCAACACGTCTGGCTCCGCGGGCCGCGCCTCGGCCTAGAGGCCTCTCAGGACCGTATCCTCAGGCAGCGCGGGTGGAGGCGTCCGCAGCCGCAGGCGGGAAAGCAGCTGCCAGCGGCGACTGCTCCGGAACAAGTCCTTCAGTTTCTTTTGGCCTCTCCCGGGGTCTGGGACTTTGAGCTCCAGGCGGCCCCAGACTCTACGCCAAACGGTCTCCGAGCCTCACCCAGCAGACAGGGCCTCTTCCGCTCCCTGCTCTGTGC of the Rhinolophus sinicus isolate RSC01 linkage group LG02, ASM3656204v1, whole genome shotgun sequence genome contains:
- the ATXN7L3B gene encoding ataxin-7-like protein 3B codes for the protein MEEISLANLDTNKLEAIAQEIYVDLIEDSCLGFCFEVHRAVKCGYFYLEFADTGSVKDFGIQPVEDKGARRLPLCSLPGESGNGPEQQLQRSPPEFQ